In the genome of Amia ocellicauda isolate fAmiCal2 chromosome 3, fAmiCal2.hap1, whole genome shotgun sequence, one region contains:
- the LOC136747109 gene encoding olfactory receptor 52K1-like translates to MQENPAGNISHTHFILIGFPGLYEYRRILSIPFFIMFVVAIVGNSVIIYTIKTGASLHSPMYILICALAIVDLTLPFVFIPEMLLSFLFDWNEISLKGCLVQMFFFHFLGSFESTILLIMALDRYVAICNPLRYNDYINMTTFHKLFVAAFIRVFFFITLIVILAGSLFFCLSNVIEHCFCEHMALVVLACGNTAKNSIVGLLGIFFIPGLDLLFILFSYCKIFSAVFKTSARKYHHKAIHTCGTHLIVIVVSYTFALCSFLVYRFRHSVTPDVHVLMSVMYGIFPSCLHPIIYGVRTKEIRDQILKTVKGSKTKVIFITIPSITQ, encoded by the coding sequence ATGCAGGAAAACCCAGCAGGAAACATTTCTCACactcatttcattttaattggatTCCCGGGACTTTACGAGTACAGGAGGATTCTGTCCATCCCTTTCTTTATCATGTTTGTTGTGGCTATAGTTGGAAACTCCGTGATCATTTATACAATCAAAACAGGAGCAAGCCTGCATTCGCCTATGTATATTTTGATTTGTGCTTTAGCCATTGTGGATCTGACTTTACCATTTGTGTTCATCCCAGAAATGCTATTAAGCTTCTTGTTTGATTGGAATGAAATATCGCTTAAAGGCTGCCTGgtacaaatgtttttctttcattttcttggCTCTTTTGAATCCACCATCCTTCTGATTATGGCTTTAGATCGATATGTTGCCATATGTAATCCACTCAGATACAATGACTACATTAACATGACGACTTTCCATAAGCTGTTTGTCGCTGCGTTCATAagagtattttttttcattacttTAATTGTCATCCTTGCTGGTAGCCTTTTCTTTTGCTTGTCAAATGTTATCGAACACTGCTTTTGTGAACACATGGCCCTGGTAGTTTTGGCTTGTGGAAACACAGCCAAGAACAGCATTGTGGGTCTGCTCGGAATTTTTTTCATTCCAGGTCTAGATCTTCTGTTCATCCTCTTTTCCTACTGTAAGATTTTTTCTGCTGTCTTCAAGACATCGGCTAGAAAATACCACCATAAAGCAATCCACACCTGTGGTACTCATTTGATTGTCATTGTGGTCTCATATACCTTTGCCTTGTGTTCCTTCCTTGTATACAGGTTTAGGCATTCAGTCACTCCTGATGTTCACGTTCTGATGAGTGTGATGTATGGTATTTTCCCTTCCTGTTTACACCCAATCATCTATGGTGTCCGAACAAAGGAGATAAGAGATCAGATTCTGAAAACTGTGAAAGGCAGCAAAACCAAAGTAATTTTTATTACAATACCCAGTATAACCCAGTAA
- the LOC136747316 gene encoding olfactory receptor 52K2-like, giving the protein MIEENPGLFLNYSHTRFIFIGFPEIYKYRHLLFVPFFAMYIVVLVGNLFILYVIKQSESLHSPMYVFISALSFVDIVVPTAIIPKMLLSFLFDWNGISLAGCLIQMFVIHFFSSLESTILLVMALDRLVAICNPLRYNDIVNSSMFLKLCIFTIIRSGSIMSSLVILAHPLSFCRSNVINHCYCDHMALVSLACDNTTKNDIMGLVVILVFVVGDISVIVFSYIRILKAVLSATSAEERWKAFHTCGTHLIVMLFFYLTGTVAFLAHNLRIAIPTDAHTFLGVMYIVLPASVNPIIYGVRTKEIRNAIIKIFRVKNKTDILK; this is encoded by the coding sequence ATGATTGAAGAAAACCCAGGATTATTCCTAAATTATTCTCACACCAGGTTTATTTTCATTGGATTTCCAGAAATCTACAAgtacagacatctgctttttgtaccATTCTTTGCAATGTACATTGTTGTCTTGGTAGGCAACTTGTTTATTCTATATGTGATAAAACAGAGTGAGAGTCTCCATAGccctatgtatgtattcatatctgcCCTTTCCTTTGTAGATATAGTTGTCCCCACTGCCATTATTCCAAAAATGCTGCTTAGCTTCTTATTTGACTGGAATGGGATTTCCTTGGCAGGCTGCCTCATTCAGATGTTTGTCATTCACTTCTTCTCCTCGCTTGAATCAACAATCCTCTTAGTAATGGCTCTGGATCGTCTTGTGGCCATATGCAATCCCCTGCGCTACAATGACATTGTGAACTCCTCAATGTTTCTGAAACTCTGCATTTTCACCATCATAAGAAGTGGATCAATAATGTCCTCCCTCGTCATTCTTGCCCATCCTCTGTCTTTCTGTAGGTCAAATGTCATTAACCACTGTTACTGTGATCACATGGCGCTTGTTTCCTTAGCCTGTGACAATACCACTAAAAATGATATCATGGGATTGGTGGTGAtacttgtgtttgttgttggtgACATTTCAGTCATAGTCTTTTCGTACATCAGAATTTTAAAGGCTGTCCTTAGTGCTACATCAGCAGAAGAACGTTGGAAAGCTTTCCACACATGTGGCACTCATTTGATAGTTATGCTTTTCTTCTACCTAACAGGCACTGTTGCATTCCTGGCACATAATCTTAGGATAGCCATTCCAACAGATGCTCACACATTTTTGGGGGTAATGTACATTGTTCTGCCAGCTAGTGTCAATCCGATTATTTATGGTGTCCGCACAAAGGAAATCAGAAATGCCATCATTAAAATATTcagagtgaaaaacaaaactgatattCTAAAATAA
- the LOC136747111 gene encoding olfactory receptor 52E4-like has translation MSALNTSVLRPAGFILMGFPGIEHLQHWLSIPFTVLYITALVGNSTIILVVKFEQHLHTPMYVFLSMLAFVDIGLCTAVLPKILEILWLNSKDISFEGCFIQMFFIYMFVTLESSILVMMAYDRYVAICNPLRYTTILSKTLVCKAFVAFFIRDLVLTGLIPTLASRLPYCSSVCISHCYCDHMAVAKLACTNIIMNNYYGLFVALSILGVDAIFVGFSYIMIFRAVLKLGSKGARLKALNTCGSHLFVIMYFYIISLFNYLVYRFGKDVPVHVHVVFGVLYLLIPPVLNPMVYAVRTKEIRHAFLRHFLPRKIDSDLSHR, from the coding sequence ATGTCAGCACTAAATACTTCAGTGCTCCGTCCAGCAGGGTTTATTTTGATGGGGTTTCCTGGCATAGAGCACCTGCAGCACTGGCTTTCTATCCCTTTCACTGTCTTGTACATCACGGCCTTAGTAGGTAACAGTACAATAATTTTGGTAGTTAAATTTGAACAACATCTTCATACCCCCATGTATGTTTTCCTTTCAATGCTGGCATTTGTGGATATTGGTTTATGCACTGCTGTCCTACCCAAAATACTGGAGATCCTTTGGCTCAACAGCAAAGATATTTCATTTGAAGGCTGTTTCATTCAAATGTTCTTCATTTACATGTTTGTTACACTAGAATCCTCAATACTGGTGATGATGGCATATGATCGATACGTTGCCATATGCAACCCTTTACGTTACACAACAATATTGTCGAAGACCCTGGTGTGCAAAGCGTTTGTTGCTTTTTTCATCAGAGATTTAGTTTTAACTGGGCTGATTCCCACCTTGGCCTCAAGATTGCCTTACTGCTCATCTGTTTGTATATCTCATTGTTACTGCGATCATATGGCTGTGGCTAAACTGGCATGCACAAATATAATCATGAACAATTATTATGGACTCTTTGTGGCACTTTCCATATTAGGTGTGGATGCAATATTTGTTGGATTTTCTTATATAATGATATTTAGAGCAGTCCTAAAGCTTGGATCAAAGGGAGCTCGCCTTAAAGCACTAAACACTTGTGGTTCTCACTTGTTCGTTATCATGTATTTCTACATAATTTCcctgtttaattatttagtcTACAGGTTTGGGAAGGATGTACCAGTCCATGTTCACGTTGTTTTTGGAGTCttgtatcttctcattcctcCAGTGTTAAACCCTATGGTTTATGCTGTAAGGACCAAGGAAATCCGTCACGCATTTCTGAGGCATTTCCTGCCAAGAAAGATTGACTCAGATTTGAGTCATCGCTGA
- the LOC136747110 gene encoding olfactory receptor 52Z1P-like, giving the protein MAEEFQGSNVSHTKFVFMGFPELYRYRRLLFLPFFIIYVVVLVGNSLILFVIKTCASLHSPMYILISGMAVIDIIVPTAIIPNMLLSLLFDWNEISLQGCLSQMFFVHLISSFESTILLAMALDRFTAICNPLRYTEIMNSTAFIKLSIFSLIRSGSLMSSLIGLAHPLSFCGSNIIKQCYCEHMALVTLACGNIAKNNAMGLVVAYSIVGFDISVIAFSYIRILNAVLRAATVKERRKAFHTCGTHLIVMLFFYLSGSVTFLAYRLKINIPTDTHTFLGIMYLVFPAGVNPIIYGVRTKEIRNNIVKLFRKRKITVVSSNIATVKLIQAY; this is encoded by the coding sequence ATGGCTGAAGAGTTCCAAGGATCAAATGTTTCACACACAAAGTTTGTTTTTATGGGGTTCCCTGAGCTGTACAGATACCGACGTCTGCTCTTCCTACccttttttataatatatgtgGTTGTTTTGGTTGGAAACTCACTAATCCTGTTTGTGATAAAAACCTGTGCGAGTCTCCACAGCCCTATGTACATACTGATATCTGGCATGGCCGTCATTGACATAATCGTCCCGACAGCTATTATCCCCAACATGCTGCTCAGCCTTTTGTTTGACTGGAATGAAATCTCTTTGCAAGGCTGCCTGAGTCAGATGTTCTTTGTTCACTTAATTTCCTCATTTGAATCAACGATCCTATTAGCAATGGCTTTAGATCGCTTCACTGCCATTTGCAATCCCCTGAGATACACTGAGATCATGAACTCCACCGCCTTTATAAAACTCAGCATTTTTTCTCTAATAAGGAGCGGATCACTGATGTCCAGTCTCATTGGTCTTGCACATCCCCTATCCTTCTGTGGATCAAATATCATAAAGCAGTGTTACTGTGAACACATGGCCCTGGTTACCCTGGCTTGTGGTAATATTGCTAAAAATAATGCCATGGGATTGGTGGTGGCCTATTCAATTGTTGGCTTTGATATCTCTGTGATAGCCTTTTCTTACATTAGAATTTTGAATGCTGTTCTTCGGGCTGCAACAGTGAAAGAACGACGGAAAGCTTTCCACACATGTGGTACTCACTTGATAGTCATGCTTTTCTTCTACCTATCTGGCAGTGTCACATTTTTGGCGTACAGACTCAAAATTAATATTcctacagacactcacacatttTTAGGGATAATGTACTTAGTTTTCCCAGCTGGTgttaatccaattatttatggaGTCCGAACGAAGGAGATCAGAAACAACATTGTGAAACTGttcagaaagagaaaaataacagtTGTGTCATCCAATATTGCTACTGTGAAACTTATCCAGGCCtattaa